The genomic interval TTGTCGTACTCGTGATTTTTACTGCACTTTACTATAGATCCCGATTCAGGCACAAAGTTTCGCAAAGCATTTTTATTGCAAACTGGGTTTGCCTGCTTCTTTTACAATCAATTTTTTTCTGAATTCCGGTATTAAAGGGCCAACGGACCTGTTTTTTTACTGACACTTTTAATAAGTATAGCAATCAGCCCACCTGCGCAGTATAAGTTCTGGATTGTAGCGAACGTGGGTGTAGTCCTGATCATTAATGTACTGGAATATCTTTATCCGCAACTTGTTCCTTATACTTATACAGACAGGGTCAGCAGTTTTATTGATGGCGTTTCAGCCTATATTGTTGTAGCGTTCATTTCCTATTTTTGCACGAATTATATCCGGTTAAGTTATGAAAAAGAGAAACAATCCGTACTGGAAAAATCTTTGTCAATTGAAGAAAAAAACTTGCATATTATAAATCAAAACCTTGAACTGGAAAGGTTAAATGCCGAAAAAAATAAACTGATGTCCATCATTGCGCATGATCTGCGGTCACCTCTGGGCAATATTCAGCATTATCTGGAATTGCTTACCGAATATGATATTGATGCGAGCCAAAAAAGCAGAAATTGAAGCCGATCTTTTAAAATCGACCAGAGATACAATGGCAATGCTCTCCAAGCTTCTTGCCTGGTCCAAATCCCAATTGCATGGAGTTATAGCCAATCCGCAATACCTTAACCTGAATCAGCTTCTTCAAAATACTTTATACTCTGAAAGTGAAATTGCAGCCAGGAAAGGAATAGAACTGAATTATTATTTTGATCCTGCCCTGACCATATTTGCCGATGCAGATATGATGGAATTGATCGTCCGGAATTTTATTGGAAACGCAATTAAGTTTACTGCCAAAGGTGGAAATATTAGCGTTTTCGCTGAAATTGTCGATGACAATTGTCTGATCAGTATAAAAGATACAGGAATAGGAATTTCTGCGGACCAGAAAGATCTCCTGTTTTCATTGAAAGCACAGTCTACCTATGGCACAAAAGGTGAAAAAGGAATTGGTTTGGGCCTGCTTCTTTGTTTTGAATATATCACCGCCCAAAACGGAAAGATCTGGTTTGAAAGCAGTGATCAAAGCGGAACTTGTTTTTATATTTCAATTCCTTTTCATGGGCATAAAATGTCTTATGCAGTGTAAATAAAATCTTCAATATTTCAATTGCCAATTTAAACTTTCTTCATTTATCAGGTTGGAAATAACCAATTTGGTACCACGGCAACATTTCTGTGCACCTTTTAAAGATAATTTGCTAAATATATCATTATTGACTAAAATTGTTTGGTGATAAACCTAATGATACATTATTCATTTGGTCATTAAACCAATTTGGCTTATTTAATATGGGTAAATAAATAAACCAGACAATTTTCTGCTCTTCCGTATTCTATCCTTTCGCTTATTTTCAAATGGCTTTTTTAAATGAACAATTTGTACTGGGTTGTGTAGCTGACGGAGATGAAAAAGCATTTTCAGGTTTGTTTAATTATTATAATCCTGTTTTGTTCCGCTTTGTGTTTCCTATTTTAAAATCGGAGGATCTGGCAAAGGATTGCTGCCAGGAAATTTTCATTAAAATTTGGGAAGACAGAGGTAAACTGACCGATGTAAGATCCTTTCGCCCCTATTTACTGACTGTCGGAAAAAACCACAGCCTGAATACTTTGAAGAAAGTATTTTCGGAAGAGAAAACGCTTGCCACTTTCGTAGCAGGTTATAATGACGCTGATCATGGCCTTGAAAACCGCATACAGTACGAAGAGTATTCCCGGTTTATTACCTCGATCCTGGAAACTCTCACACCACAAAGCCGCCAGGTATTTCAATTGTGCAGACAACAGGGCAAATCGTACGACGAAGCTTCTGAGATTCTTGGCATATCACGAAATGTGATCAAGAAACATATGGTAAAATCCATGCGTATCCTGCGTCTGGCCGTCGAACGGGATTTGGGCATCGCATTTCATGCTTTTATGGCAATCGTATTTTCAGCCTGATTTAAGCTTCTCTTACACTACTTTAATTTTTGCCCAAAAAATTTTCCCATCACACATTTGGTTCACATTAGAACCGGGCCTTTTGACCTTCAATAATTAATCTTTTTATTAAATTTTAAATCGATTAAATATAAACTTTTAAACAATCCTTAAATTATTTACTCTCAGGGGGATCCTTGCACCTTTCGGAATATGTCTTACAGTTAAGAACCGCCCCAATATGAAAAATGAAGAGCATCTGAAAAAACTTGTGAAGCGTTACCTGAACAATCAGGCAACGGCGGATGAACTTGAAGTGTTTGTACATCTGCACAAACTGGGTGCACTGGATCAGATTCTGAATGAATGCCTGGACGAACAGATTTTATACAATGAAGTAATACCAAAGCGCTGGCCGTTAAAGAGATTGATACCTGTTGCAGCGACAGTAACGTTGCTTTTGATGAGTACATTTTTACTTTATTCCAATAGAAATTATTTAAAGGATTTGTTTTATCCTGATGCGCTAACTATAGTCGAAACCGGAAGTAAGGAAATAAAAAATGTAAGGCTTGCTGACGGATCAATCGTAACATTAAACAGGAACAGCGCAATAAGTTTCCGCGAAGAATGGAGCAATACTGCAAGAGAAGTATCGCTTACCAAAGGAGAGGCTTATTTTAAAATTAAAAAAACCGCCGACTGTCAGCCTTTCCTTGTCCGGACAGAACACGGCCTTGAAATAAATGTATTAGGTACAGAATTCAATGTTTCAGACAATAATAATGCAACGCTTGTTTATCTGGAAAACGGTAAAGTAATGCTCAATACAAAGAATGGGCAGGCCATGCTTTCACCGGGTGAATTAGCATCATACAATCAGGCACATAATAGTATTAATGTTCAGCGCGTTGAAAGTGACCGCAGCCTGGCCTGGAAGAATAATCTGTTTGTTTTTGAGGATGAAACACTCAGGGATATATCGCTGGAATTAGAAGAATACTATGGTGTAAAAATTGAATTACCGATAAAAGGAATTGACCAGCTCCGGTTTACCGGCAAGGTGTCAAGAAGTAACATGAACACGGTAATGAGCGTAATAGCAGAGACTTTAAACCTGAAAATCAAGCAGAACGGACAGGCGCTAACTTTTTATACTTTAAAATAATTATTTGCGGAATCGCATGTAATTTAATCCCAAACCCAATTATAATTATGACTACATTATTACGATGGAGGGGCATGATATGCCTTGCCCTCCTGTTTGAGGGCATCTTTGTATCTGTTTTAGGGCAAAACCTGAATTTTGTAAAACTGGAAAGTAAAGGAAATGCGACAACCGGCGGATACAGTTCTGAAATAGTACAACCCAAAGCGTTAACCGATGTTTTGCGTGAACTGGAAAAAAATTATGATGTACATTTTGCTTACCAGAAAAAATTACTTGCTAACAAACGTATACCATTATCGTTAGGTAAATGCAGCGATATTGAAACCTGCCTGAAAGAATTGCTGACTCCTTTGAATCTATCCTTTGAAAAGTTCGAAAATACTTATGTTATCAAG from Dyadobacter sp. NIV53 carries:
- a CDS encoding FecR family protein encodes the protein MKNEEHLKKLVKRYLNNQATADELEVFVHLHKLGALDQILNECLDEQILYNEVIPKRWPLKRLIPVAATVTLLLMSTFLLYSNRNYLKDLFYPDALTIVETGSKEIKNVRLADGSIVTLNRNSAISFREEWSNTAREVSLTKGEAYFKIKKTADCQPFLVRTEHGLEINVLGTEFNVSDNNNATLVYLENGKVMLNTKNGQAMLSPGELASYNQAHNSINVQRVESDRSLAWKNNLFVFEDETLRDISLELEEYYGVKIELPIKGIDQLRFTGKVSRSNMNTVMSVIAETLNLKIKQNGQALTFYTLK
- a CDS encoding sensor histidine kinase KdpD, producing MILMRAKKAEIEADLLKSTRDTMAMLSKLLAWSKSQLHGVIANPQYLNLNQLLQNTLYSESEIAARKGIELNYYFDPALTIFADADMMELIVRNFIGNAIKFTAKGGNISVFAEIVDDNCLISIKDTGIGISADQKDLLFSLKAQSTYGTKGEKGIGLGLLLCFEYITAQNGKIWFESSDQSGTCFYISIPFHGHKMSYAV
- a CDS encoding RNA polymerase sigma factor, yielding MAFLNEQFVLGCVADGDEKAFSGLFNYYNPVLFRFVFPILKSEDLAKDCCQEIFIKIWEDRGKLTDVRSFRPYLLTVGKNHSLNTLKKVFSEEKTLATFVAGYNDADHGLENRIQYEEYSRFITSILETLTPQSRQVFQLCRQQGKSYDEASEILGISRNVIKKHMVKSMRILRLAVERDLGIAFHAFMAIVFSA